A genomic region of Jeotgalibacillus haloalkalitolerans contains the following coding sequences:
- a CDS encoding type 1 glutamine amidotransferase domain-containing protein, giving the protein MSKKVLMVLTNTSEIDKDHPTGLWLSEFAEPYVEFKKNGYEVTVVSPKGGGIPLDPNSLDDGENPAEWKEAEEELQNTEKLSNVVFENFDGIFLPGGHGTMFDLPNEPQLQDALSHFAENNKAIGAVCHGPAGFVDVELSDGTYLVKGKKMTGFTDEEERDTGLDSLMPFLLQSKLEEQGAHFVAQGNWAEHVLTDGKFVTGQNPQSSQKAAEAFVKVI; this is encoded by the coding sequence ATGAGTAAAAAAGTATTGATGGTATTAACGAATACGAGTGAAATTGATAAGGATCATCCGACGGGACTTTGGTTATCAGAGTTCGCTGAGCCTTATGTGGAATTTAAGAAGAATGGTTATGAGGTTACAGTGGTGAGTCCAAAAGGCGGAGGTATTCCGCTTGATCCAAATAGTTTAGATGATGGTGAAAATCCTGCTGAGTGGAAGGAAGCGGAGGAAGAGCTTCAAAACACTGAGAAGCTATCGAATGTAGTGTTTGAAAACTTTGATGGGATCTTCCTGCCAGGGGGACACGGTACGATGTTTGACCTGCCGAACGAACCTCAGCTTCAGGATGCGCTTTCACATTTTGCTGAAAATAATAAAGCAATCGGCGCTGTATGCCATGGGCCTGCCGGTTTTGTTGATGTTGAGCTTTCAGATGGAACGTATCTGGTGAAGGGTAAAAAAATGACTGGTTTTACAGACGAGGAAGAACGGGATACTGGTCTTGATTCTCTAATGCCATTCCTGCTTCAGTCTAAGCTTGAAGAGCAGGGTGCACACTTTGTGGCACAGGGTAACTGGGCTGAGCATGTATTGACGGACGGTAAGTTCGTTACTGGTCAAAACCCGCAATCAAGTCAAAAAGCTGCAGAAGCTTTTGTAAAAGTAATATAA